A genomic window from Luteolibacter sp. LG18 includes:
- a CDS encoding protocatechuate 3,4-dioxygenase, with the protein MPGAFAEALMPTAPQTEGPFYPDKLPLDTDNDLLILNAGLTPAVGEVTHLTGVVMDLKGQPVRNALVEIWSADNSGIYLHTQADHPEKRDKNFQGYGRFLTGSKGEYYFRTIKPGQYPGRTRHIHVAVSLKGKRVLTTQCYPAGEPDQDKDGVIRAIRDPKALKTVIVPFTPMEGSKTGELAARFDIVLGLTPDDGHS; encoded by the coding sequence GTGCCCGGGGCCTTCGCCGAGGCGCTGATGCCGACCGCGCCGCAGACCGAGGGGCCGTTCTACCCGGACAAGCTGCCGCTCGACACCGACAACGACCTGCTCATCCTCAATGCGGGCCTCACTCCAGCGGTGGGCGAGGTCACCCACCTCACCGGCGTGGTGATGGACCTGAAGGGGCAACCGGTGCGCAACGCGCTGGTGGAAATCTGGTCCGCGGACAACAGCGGCATCTATCTCCACACCCAGGCCGACCACCCGGAGAAGCGCGACAAGAACTTCCAGGGCTACGGCCGCTTCCTCACCGGCTCGAAGGGCGAATACTACTTCCGCACCATCAAGCCGGGCCAGTATCCCGGCCGCACCCGCCACATCCACGTGGCCGTTTCCCTCAAGGGCAAGCGGGTGCTGACGACCCAGTGCTATCCGGCGGGTGAACCTGATCAGGACAAGGACGGCGTGATCCGGGCGATCCGCGATCCGAAGGCGCTCAAGACGGTGATCGTGCCGTTCACGCCCATGGAGGGATCGAAAACGGGCGAGCTGGCGGCCCGTTTCGACATTGTGCTGGGTCTTACCCCCGATGACGGGCATTCATAG
- a CDS encoding helix-turn-helix domain-containing protein, producing MNPANPPFESLLQQRLKASETFKVYQEAFRTATGLPLQFSGIDFEDRCVELGTIGTAELCEALNLCKSSCYACVDTNRRLLEEAEVKGPASCHCFAGLVSSAIPVRFRDSIIGYLKTGQVFTSQPTEEAFAMLLEKIGRNGMDPPTIDLLRSTFFQTRAVEPIRYASMIFLLQSFALQLGQQAETLAVQGRKEEPASVGKARVFIEQHLAEPLGLTTVARVAGLSESHFCRIFREVTGQTMTDYISRRRIELAKKALMNADARVSCVAFDVGFQSISQFNRAFTKVTGMSPTRWRAQQCS from the coding sequence ATGAACCCTGCCAATCCACCCTTTGAATCCCTCCTTCAGCAGCGGCTGAAGGCCTCGGAGACATTCAAGGTCTACCAAGAGGCCTTCCGGACGGCCACCGGCCTGCCGTTGCAATTCTCCGGCATCGATTTCGAGGACCGCTGCGTGGAGCTCGGCACCATCGGAACGGCGGAGCTGTGCGAGGCGCTCAACCTCTGCAAGAGCTCCTGTTACGCCTGTGTCGACACGAACCGGCGCCTGCTCGAGGAAGCCGAGGTGAAAGGGCCCGCGTCCTGCCACTGCTTCGCGGGTCTGGTGTCGTCCGCGATTCCGGTGCGGTTCCGCGATTCGATCATCGGTTATCTCAAGACCGGCCAGGTGTTCACCAGCCAGCCGACCGAGGAAGCGTTCGCCATGCTGCTGGAGAAGATCGGCCGCAACGGCATGGATCCACCGACCATCGATCTACTACGTTCCACGTTTTTCCAAACCCGCGCGGTGGAGCCGATCCGCTACGCCAGCATGATCTTCCTGCTCCAGAGCTTCGCGCTCCAGCTCGGGCAACAGGCCGAGACGCTGGCGGTGCAGGGGCGGAAGGAGGAGCCGGCGTCGGTGGGCAAGGCCCGGGTGTTCATCGAGCAGCATCTCGCCGAGCCGCTCGGACTCACCACGGTGGCACGGGTGGCGGGCCTCAGCGAATCGCATTTCTGCCGGATCTTCCGCGAGGTGACCGGCCAGACGATGACGGACTACATCAGCCGCCGCCGGATCGAACTGGCGAAGAAGGCGTTGATGAACGCGGACGCACGGGTGTCGTGCGTGGCGTTCGACGTGGGGTTCCAATCGATCTCGCAGTTCAACCGGGCGTTCACGAAGGTGACGGGGATGTCGCCGACCCGCTGGCGGGCGCAGCAGTGTAGCTGA
- a CDS encoding DUF5069 domain-containing protein, which yields MAFPIRSPRDMIGGISVFGRILDKIRLNAEGKLPEGYHIGVIPGKRTFDDRVCRLLGIEFEDLQKRTLEGGTYEEILDWCFDHGRKPDQEQIDVWNAFMRKRGWNDEAGLVEAKQAAGFEDREDIQTFFDLMDAEERP from the coding sequence ATGGCATTCCCCATCCGCAGCCCGCGCGACATGATCGGCGGTATCTCCGTGTTCGGCCGCATCCTCGACAAGATCCGTCTCAATGCCGAAGGCAAGCTCCCGGAAGGCTACCACATCGGCGTGATCCCCGGCAAACGCACCTTCGACGACCGCGTTTGCCGCCTGCTCGGCATCGAATTCGAGGATCTCCAGAAGCGCACGCTTGAGGGCGGCACCTACGAGGAAATCCTCGACTGGTGCTTCGACCACGGCCGCAAGCCGGACCAGGAGCAGATCGACGTCTGGAACGCCTTCATGCGCAAGCGCGGCTGGAACGACGAGGCCGGTCTCGTCGAAGCGAAACAGGCAGCCGGCTTCGAGGACCGCGAGGACATCCAGACCTTCTTCGATCTGATGGACGCCGAGGAGCGGCCATAG
- the lipB gene encoding lipoyl(octanoyl) transferase LipB, translated as MKVVDLGNNVDYEEGLRLQGEAVAGVLDGTTEETLFLLEHAPVYTIGRLRDQSSLRSREHLPHPVFEISRGGQATYHGPGQLVGYPVLDLRTRDRDLHAHLRRLEDAIIRTCHRFGVPADRREGLTGVWVENRKLASIGVGVRKWISLHGFALNVTNQSLPPFFAITPCGLDGVSMTSIEQEAGKPVTVKEVADVIAAELATDW; from the coding sequence ATGAAGGTCGTCGATCTCGGAAACAACGTGGACTACGAGGAAGGCCTGCGCCTTCAGGGCGAGGCCGTGGCGGGTGTGCTGGACGGCACCACGGAGGAAACCCTGTTCCTGCTGGAGCACGCGCCCGTCTACACCATCGGACGGTTGCGCGACCAATCGTCGCTGCGTTCCCGGGAGCACCTTCCCCACCCGGTTTTCGAGATCAGCCGTGGCGGCCAGGCGACCTATCATGGCCCCGGCCAGCTCGTCGGCTACCCGGTGCTCGACCTCCGCACCCGCGATCGCGACCTGCACGCCCACTTGCGCCGCCTGGAGGATGCGATCATCCGCACCTGCCACCGGTTCGGCGTGCCCGCCGATCGCCGCGAGGGCCTCACCGGCGTGTGGGTGGAGAACCGCAAGCTAGCGTCCATCGGCGTGGGGGTTCGGAAATGGATCTCCCTGCACGGCTTCGCCCTGAACGTCACCAACCAGAGCCTGCCACCCTTCTTCGCCATCACCCCCTGCGGCCTCGATGGCGTGTCGATGACCAGCATCGAACAGGAAGCCGGGAAACCCGTCACCGTGAAGGAAGTGGCGGACGTGATCGCGGCGGAACTGGCGACGGATTGGTAA
- a CDS encoding NAD-dependent deacylase: MKIVILTGAGISAESGVKTFRDHNGLWEGHRIEDVATPEAFDRDPALVHDFYNKRRHQLAEVHPNAAHVALVELEAAFGNDFLLITQNVDDLHERAGSERVLHMHGELLKKRCQWCSEVTPCEPAAVLDTADRCGQCGSTRGMRPDIVWFGEMPYHLDEIEIALRDADVFIAIGTSAVVYPAAQFFAMAAMHGATTIEINLAPTARSNEFDERLFGPATETVPKLVRDLIAKR; encoded by the coding sequence ATGAAAATCGTCATCCTCACCGGCGCTGGCATCTCCGCGGAGTCCGGCGTGAAGACCTTCCGCGACCACAACGGCCTGTGGGAAGGTCATCGCATCGAGGACGTCGCCACGCCCGAGGCCTTCGATCGCGATCCCGCGCTGGTCCATGACTTCTACAACAAGCGCCGCCACCAGCTCGCCGAGGTCCACCCCAACGCCGCCCACGTGGCGCTGGTCGAGCTGGAAGCGGCTTTCGGCAATGACTTCCTACTCATCACCCAGAACGTCGACGACCTCCACGAGCGCGCGGGCAGCGAGCGCGTGCTGCACATGCACGGCGAGCTTTTGAAAAAGCGCTGCCAATGGTGCAGCGAGGTGACCCCTTGCGAACCCGCGGCCGTGCTCGATACGGCGGATCGCTGCGGCCAATGCGGCTCCACCCGCGGCATGCGCCCGGATATCGTCTGGTTCGGCGAGATGCCCTATCACCTCGATGAGATCGAGATCGCCCTGCGCGACGCCGATGTCTTCATCGCCATCGGCACCTCCGCCGTGGTCTATCCCGCCGCCCAGTTCTTCGCCATGGCCGCCATGCACGGCGCGACCACCATCGAGATCAATCTCGCCCCCACCGCCCGCTCGAACGAATTCGATGAACGCCTCTTTGGCCCGGCCACCGAAACCGTCCCGAAGCTGGTCCGCGACCTGATCGCCAAGCGATAG
- the ruvC gene encoding crossover junction endodeoxyribonuclease RuvC: protein MRVLAIDPAIRNTGYAVLDGDPRRPTVLAYDVIHIPARLAQSAALAAVRTHLSHLIEQFVPDEVAVEGIIYVQSHQTAISMGAARAAALIAAADRGLPVYEYAPKKVKKAIVGNGTADKQQVAFMVRALLGLSETPPHDAADALAIAFAHLQSSDPLKAKLLERRLV, encoded by the coding sequence ATGCGTGTCCTCGCCATCGACCCCGCCATCCGCAATACCGGCTATGCCGTGCTTGATGGAGATCCGCGCAGGCCCACGGTGCTGGCCTACGACGTGATCCATATTCCCGCCCGGCTGGCCCAGTCCGCCGCGCTGGCCGCGGTGCGGACCCACCTGAGCCACCTCATCGAGCAGTTCGTGCCTGACGAGGTGGCGGTCGAGGGCATCATCTACGTCCAATCCCACCAGACCGCCATCAGCATGGGGGCCGCCCGTGCAGCCGCGCTCATCGCCGCCGCGGACCGTGGCCTGCCGGTTTACGAATACGCGCCAAAGAAGGTGAAGAAGGCCATCGTTGGAAATGGAACCGCGGACAAGCAGCAGGTCGCCTTCATGGTGCGCGCCCTGCTCGGCCTCAGCGAAACCCCGCCGCACGACGCCGCGGACGCCCTGGCCATCGCGTTCGCCCACTTGCAGTCGTCCGATCCGCTGAAGGCGAAGCTGCTGGAGCGGCGGCTGGTTTGA